The proteins below are encoded in one region of Nocardioides marmorisolisilvae:
- a CDS encoding septum formation family protein — MDGRLRNLGTALAAALLVVSAAGCTSSPSSAPSTVDITPTAQPRPAPPPRMGSCHRLGFRQAMRPTAGTGSVPCSARHTSVTMFVGTFDPVVDGHLMAVDSGTVQKQLADRCPRRLTSYVGGTETARRLSRLTTVWFGPTVAQADLGARWFRCDLVALRSDGRLAPLDARMRGVLDHNDALSTWGTCGTTAPSARGFQRVVCSRPHQWRAVDVVPLPAGTHFLGRAASKEADSRCHDIASARAGTRLKFTWSFEWPTRQQWDSGQRYGYCWLPES, encoded by the coding sequence ATGGACGGGCGACTGAGGAACCTGGGCACGGCACTGGCCGCTGCCCTGCTGGTCGTCTCCGCGGCAGGATGCACCAGCAGCCCGTCCTCGGCCCCTTCGACGGTGGACATCACCCCGACCGCTCAGCCGAGGCCCGCGCCTCCCCCGCGGATGGGCAGCTGCCACCGGCTGGGCTTCCGACAGGCAATGCGACCGACGGCGGGCACCGGCTCCGTCCCCTGCTCGGCTCGGCACACCTCGGTGACGATGTTCGTGGGCACCTTCGACCCGGTCGTCGACGGGCACCTGATGGCCGTCGACTCCGGCACCGTGCAGAAGCAGCTGGCGGACAGGTGCCCGCGCCGGTTGACGTCGTACGTCGGCGGCACCGAGACCGCCCGCAGGCTCAGCCGACTGACCACGGTCTGGTTCGGGCCGACCGTCGCCCAGGCCGACCTCGGCGCCCGATGGTTCCGCTGCGACCTGGTGGCGCTGCGCAGCGACGGGCGCCTGGCGCCGCTCGACGCACGGATGCGTGGCGTCCTCGACCACAACGACGCACTGAGCACCTGGGGCACCTGTGGCACCACGGCGCCGTCGGCCAGGGGCTTCCAGCGGGTGGTGTGCTCCCGACCGCACCAGTGGCGGGCTGTCGACGTTGTCCCGCTCCCCGCCGGAACCCACTTCCTGGGCAGAGCCGCCAGCAAGGAAGCCGACTCGCGCTGCCATGACATCGCCAGCGCGCGTGCGGGGACGCGACTGAAGTTCACCTGGAGCTTCGAGTGGCCCACCCGGCAGCAATGGGACTCCGGACAGCGGTACGGCTACTGCTGGCTGCCCGAATCCTGA
- the hisF gene encoding imidazole glycerol phosphate synthase subunit HisF, whose amino-acid sequence MSLAIRVIPCLDVDEGRVVKGVNFENLRDAGDPVELARRYDAEGADELTFLDISASHQGRATTMEIVSRTAEQVFIPLTVGGGVGSVDDVDRLLRAGADKVAVNTAAIHRPGLVAEIADRFGSQVLVLSVDARRAPGTESGFEVTTHGGRKSAGLDAVQWAARAAELGAGEILLNAMDADGTADGFDLDLIRLVRAAVGVPVIASGGAGRLEHFPPAVAAGADAVLAATVFHFGTLRVGEVKDALRKAGDPVR is encoded by the coding sequence ATGAGCCTCGCGATCCGGGTGATCCCGTGCCTCGACGTCGACGAGGGTCGGGTGGTCAAGGGGGTCAACTTCGAGAACCTCCGCGACGCGGGCGACCCGGTCGAGCTGGCCCGGCGCTACGACGCGGAGGGCGCCGACGAGTTGACCTTCCTCGACATCTCGGCGTCCCACCAGGGTCGGGCGACGACCATGGAGATCGTCTCGCGCACCGCCGAGCAGGTGTTCATCCCACTGACCGTCGGCGGGGGTGTCGGCAGCGTGGACGACGTGGACCGGCTGTTGCGTGCCGGCGCCGACAAGGTTGCGGTCAACACCGCCGCGATCCACCGGCCCGGACTGGTCGCCGAGATCGCGGACCGGTTCGGGAGTCAGGTGCTGGTGCTCTCCGTGGACGCCCGCCGTGCGCCGGGCACGGAGTCGGGCTTCGAGGTCACCACGCACGGTGGTCGGAAGTCGGCGGGCCTGGACGCGGTCCAATGGGCCGCCCGTGCCGCCGAGCTGGGTGCCGGGGAGATCCTGCTCAACGCGATGGACGCGGACGGCACTGCCGATGGCTTCGACCTCGACCTGATCCGGTTGGTGCGCGCCGCGGTCGGTGTCCCGGTCATCGCCAGCGGCGGTGCCGGGCGACTGGAGCACTTCCCGCCCGCGGTCGCCGCGGGCGCCGACGCCGTCCTGGCCGCGACCGTGTTCCACTTCGGGACCCTGCGGGTCGGTGAGGTCAAGGACGCGCTGCGCAAGGCTGGCGACCCCGTGCGCTGA
- the hisH gene encoding imidazole glycerol phosphate synthase subunit HisH, with protein sequence MSNPEVVVLDYGSGNVRSVVRALERAGARVELTADRTAAREADGLVVPGVGAFAACMRGLQAVHGPEVIGRRLAGGRPVLGICVGMQVLFSRGVEHGVETDGCDEWPGVVERLQAPVVPHMGWNTVEVPQGSPLFAGVEGERFYFVHSYGVREWSLVTNGRTRPPLVTWAAHGPSGREDRFVAAVENGPLTATQFHPEKSGDAGARLLANWVSSL encoded by the coding sequence TTGTCGAACCCTGAGGTCGTCGTCCTGGACTACGGCTCCGGCAACGTCCGCTCGGTGGTGCGTGCCCTGGAGCGCGCCGGTGCCCGCGTCGAGCTGACCGCCGACCGCACCGCCGCCCGTGAGGCGGACGGCCTGGTGGTGCCCGGTGTCGGCGCGTTCGCCGCGTGCATGCGGGGGCTGCAGGCGGTTCACGGTCCCGAGGTGATCGGACGTCGACTGGCTGGCGGCCGACCGGTCTTGGGCATCTGCGTGGGGATGCAGGTGCTGTTCAGCCGCGGCGTGGAGCACGGCGTGGAGACCGACGGCTGCGACGAGTGGCCCGGGGTCGTCGAGCGCTTGCAGGCCCCCGTCGTACCCCACATGGGGTGGAACACCGTCGAGGTCCCGCAGGGCTCGCCGTTGTTCGCCGGTGTGGAGGGGGAGCGGTTCTACTTCGTGCACTCCTACGGCGTACGGGAGTGGTCCCTGGTGACGAACGGTCGGACCCGGCCACCCCTGGTGACGTGGGCCGCGCACGGACCGTCCGGCCGCGAGGACCGCTTCGTCGCCGCCGTCGAGAACGGCCCGCTCACCGCCACCCAGTTCCACCCGGAGAAGTCCGGCGACGCCGGCGCCCGCCTGCTGGCCAACTGGGTGTCCTCGCTGTGA
- a CDS encoding histidinol-phosphate transaminase yields the protein MTWSPPLREELRGVEPYGAPQLDVPVQLNTNENPYGPPAEVVAEIATRVAQAAGRLNRYPDRDFTALRSALRDYLAAESGVRVAVEQVWAANGSNEVMLHLLQAFGGPGRVAMSFAPTYSMYPEYARDTHTAWVEGHRHDDFSFDLDHAAALIAEHRPSVVLLPSPNNPTGTALPHDVVGQVAALVGDGVLVIDEAYAEFRRTGTPSALELLADHPNLVITRTMSKAFAAAGLRLGYLAADPRVCDALRVVRLPYHLSSTTQATALAALAHAPVLLGRVDQLRKERDALVRWLRERDFAVADSDANFVLFGRFDNRRAVWEQLLDHGVLIREVGPAGWLRVSIGTPDEMEAFKDALTKVGRQ from the coding sequence GTGACCTGGTCACCGCCGCTGCGTGAGGAGCTCCGCGGGGTCGAGCCGTACGGCGCGCCCCAGCTCGACGTCCCGGTGCAGCTGAACACCAACGAGAACCCGTACGGTCCGCCGGCCGAGGTCGTCGCCGAGATCGCCACTCGGGTGGCGCAGGCTGCCGGTCGGCTCAACCGCTACCCCGACCGTGACTTCACCGCGCTGCGCTCGGCGCTCAGGGACTACCTGGCGGCCGAGTCCGGCGTGCGCGTCGCGGTCGAGCAGGTATGGGCCGCGAACGGCTCGAACGAGGTGATGCTGCACCTGCTCCAGGCCTTCGGTGGGCCCGGGCGGGTGGCGATGAGCTTCGCGCCGACGTACTCGATGTATCCGGAGTACGCCCGGGACACCCACACCGCCTGGGTCGAGGGGCACCGCCACGACGACTTCTCCTTCGATCTCGACCACGCCGCCGCGCTGATCGCCGAGCACCGTCCCTCAGTGGTGCTGCTGCCGAGCCCGAACAACCCGACCGGCACTGCCCTGCCGCACGACGTGGTCGGGCAGGTCGCCGCGCTGGTCGGCGACGGGGTGCTCGTGATCGACGAGGCGTACGCCGAGTTCCGCCGGACCGGCACGCCCAGTGCTCTCGAGCTGCTGGCCGACCACCCGAACCTGGTGATCACCCGGACGATGAGCAAGGCGTTCGCAGCAGCGGGACTGCGGCTGGGCTACCTCGCCGCCGACCCGCGGGTCTGCGACGCGCTGCGGGTCGTCAGGCTGCCCTATCACCTCTCGAGCACGACCCAGGCGACGGCGCTCGCCGCGCTGGCCCACGCACCCGTGCTGCTCGGCCGGGTCGACCAGCTCCGCAAGGAGCGCGACGCCCTGGTCCGATGGCTGCGCGAGCGGGACTTCGCGGTGGCCGACAGCGACGCCAACTTCGTGCTCTTCGGCCGGTTCGACAACCGACGTGCGGTCTGGGAGCAGTTGCTGGATCATGGGGTGCTGATCCGCGAGGTCGGCCCGGCGGGCTGGCTCCGCGTCTCGATCGGCACGCCGGACGAGATGGAAGCATTCAAGGACGCCCTGACGAAGGTGGGACGGCAATGA
- the priA gene encoding bifunctional 1-(5-phosphoribosyl)-5-((5-phosphoribosylamino)methylideneamino)imidazole-4-carboxamide isomerase/phosphoribosylanthranilate isomerase PriA, whose protein sequence is MVTHLELLPAVDIAGGQAVQLVQGVAGSEKRFGDPIEAALRWQEAGAEWLHLVDLDAAFGRGDNRALQAKIVGTLDIRVEMSGGIRDDASLEAAMATGCRRVNIGTAALEQPEWCAHAIAAYGDRVAIGLDVRGRTLAARGWTREGGDLYEVLERLDAEGCARYVVTDVNKDGMLQGPNLQLLTDVCAATDRPVVASGGITELADLRALMAMVDRGVEGAIVGTALYEGRFTLEDALALTWPDRP, encoded by the coding sequence ATGGTGACCCATCTCGAGCTGCTGCCCGCCGTCGACATCGCGGGCGGCCAGGCTGTCCAGCTGGTGCAGGGGGTCGCGGGATCGGAGAAGCGGTTCGGGGATCCGATCGAGGCCGCGCTGCGCTGGCAGGAGGCCGGCGCGGAGTGGTTGCATCTGGTCGACCTCGACGCGGCGTTCGGTCGTGGCGACAACCGTGCGCTGCAGGCGAAGATCGTCGGGACGCTCGACATCCGGGTCGAGATGAGCGGCGGCATCCGTGACGACGCATCCCTCGAGGCCGCGATGGCGACCGGCTGCCGCCGGGTCAACATCGGAACCGCCGCGCTCGAGCAGCCGGAATGGTGTGCGCACGCGATCGCGGCGTACGGCGACAGGGTGGCGATCGGCCTGGACGTCCGCGGTCGGACCCTGGCCGCGCGTGGGTGGACCCGTGAGGGTGGCGACCTCTACGAGGTGCTGGAGCGACTCGATGCCGAGGGCTGTGCTCGCTACGTCGTCACCGACGTCAACAAGGACGGCATGCTGCAGGGGCCGAACCTCCAGCTGCTCACGGACGTGTGCGCGGCGACCGACCGGCCGGTGGTCGCCTCCGGTGGCATCACCGAGCTCGCTGACCTCCGGGCGCTGATGGCCATGGTCGACCGGGGCGTCGAGGGCGCGATCGTCGGCACCGCGCTCTACGAGGGCCGCTTCACTCTCGAGGACGCCCTCGCCCTGACCTGGCCCGACCGGCCATGA
- a CDS encoding L,D-transpeptidase — translation MLVRARLIGAATLCAGALAFTGCAGAPGANGSGGASSVTAHDVGHVTPPARVSMSPSPDKRVRWSAHPTLLATHGTIASVRVVPRAGGSAVSGLLGQHGERWRVTSRLTPNTRYRATVRLLDAAGHPATRHLSFRTTPATNTLSMSATPGDGWTRGVGETLQVSFNRPVSARAALEKHMFVTDSSGKRVHGGWHWYSDTVAHFRPRHFWPANSTFTAHVDLQDVYVGHGVWGDRNHDWSWHTSNAHISYVNADTHRFRVTVNGRQIADWPTGMGQPGFETRDGVYRVLMKTHQTEMDSCSVGLGCTKSSPTYYDLQVKWDVRLTDSGTFVHAAPWDSQLGAANTSHGCIHLSTANATRFYEMSEPGDIVIVRGTGRAANPDDPGMMDWNIPWSQWAN, via the coding sequence ATGTTGGTCAGAGCGCGACTGATCGGCGCCGCCACCCTGTGTGCCGGAGCCCTGGCCTTCACGGGCTGTGCCGGCGCCCCCGGAGCGAACGGGTCCGGTGGGGCCAGCTCGGTCACGGCCCACGACGTCGGCCACGTGACACCGCCCGCGCGGGTCAGCATGTCGCCGAGTCCCGACAAGCGGGTCCGCTGGTCGGCGCACCCGACGCTGCTGGCGACCCACGGAACGATCGCCTCAGTGCGGGTCGTCCCACGGGCTGGCGGCTCTGCGGTGTCAGGGTTGCTCGGCCAGCACGGCGAGCGGTGGCGCGTCACCTCCCGGCTGACGCCGAACACCCGCTACCGCGCCACCGTGCGGCTCCTCGACGCTGCCGGGCACCCGGCAACCCGGCACCTCTCCTTCCGAACCACCCCGGCGACCAACACCCTGTCGATGTCGGCCACCCCTGGCGACGGCTGGACTCGCGGGGTAGGTGAGACCTTGCAGGTGAGCTTCAACCGTCCGGTCAGCGCCCGGGCTGCGCTCGAGAAGCACATGTTCGTGACCGACTCCTCCGGCAAGCGGGTCCACGGCGGCTGGCACTGGTACTCCGACACCGTCGCCCACTTCCGGCCCCGACACTTCTGGCCGGCGAACAGCACGTTCACCGCGCACGTCGACCTCCAGGATGTGTACGTCGGCCACGGCGTCTGGGGCGACCGGAACCACGACTGGTCGTGGCACACCAGCAACGCCCACATCTCCTACGTGAACGCGGACACGCATCGCTTCCGGGTCACGGTCAACGGCCGTCAGATCGCCGATTGGCCCACCGGCATGGGGCAGCCCGGGTTCGAGACCCGCGACGGCGTCTACCGAGTGCTGATGAAGACCCACCAGACTGAGATGGACTCCTGCAGTGTCGGCCTCGGCTGCACCAAGAGCTCACCGACGTACTACGACCTACAGGTGAAGTGGGACGTCCGACTGACCGACTCGGGCACGTTCGTCCACGCCGCGCCCTGGGACAGCCAACTCGGCGCTGCGAACACCTCCCACGGCTGCATCCACCTCTCCACTGCCAACGCCACCCGCTTCTATGAGATGTCCGAGCCCGGCGACATCGTGATCGTGCGAGGAACCGGTCGGGCCGCGAACCCCGACGACCCGGGGATGATGGACTGGAACATCCCCTGGTCGCAGTGGGCGAACTGA
- the ybaK gene encoding Cys-tRNA(Pro) deacylase → MGRRGKEDRVGTPATVALDRAGVAYSVHSYEHDPTVRSYGLEAAHALGLDPARVLKTLVAEVDGELTVAVVPVDAELDLKALAITLGAKRAAMADLASAERSSGYVVGGISPLGQKRPLRTVVDASAGAQETVYVSAGRRGTDLGLAPDDLVRLTGATLAPIARR, encoded by the coding sequence ATGGGTCGCAGGGGAAAGGAGGACCGGGTCGGGACGCCGGCCACGGTGGCGCTCGACCGGGCCGGGGTCGCCTACTCCGTGCACTCCTACGAGCACGACCCGACGGTCAGGTCGTACGGCCTCGAGGCCGCCCACGCCCTCGGTCTCGACCCGGCCCGTGTGCTCAAGACGCTGGTCGCCGAGGTGGATGGGGAGCTGACGGTGGCGGTGGTCCCGGTGGACGCCGAGCTGGACCTGAAGGCCCTCGCCATCACGCTGGGTGCGAAGCGCGCCGCGATGGCGGACCTCGCGTCCGCGGAGCGGTCCAGCGGGTACGTCGTCGGCGGGATCTCGCCGCTGGGCCAGAAGCGCCCGCTGCGTACCGTCGTCGACGCATCGGCCGGGGCGCAGGAGACCGTCTACGTCTCTGCGGGTCGGCGCGGCACCGACCTGGGCCTGGCTCCCGACGACCTCGTGCGCCTGACCGGCGCGACCCTGGCCCCCATCGCGCGCCGCTGA
- a CDS encoding LON peptidase substrate-binding domain-containing protein: protein MPTLPMFPLNTVLLPGMVIPLHVFEDRYRAMVRDLLAIPDPTQRLFGVVAIREGYEVGDHGVQSAHRVGTLAQVTEVTPHEDGRFDLLVTGRQRLKMETMNTAGEYFTADVELLADEEETDPEAIEHARLQADHTLAVFERYRDALSTLRGDTVLTGTMPADPTYLSFALAATCLLTLRERQALLEADSAVERLAMLAAALRTEMRAMRALPSLPATEVARTRWSPN, encoded by the coding sequence GTGCCCACGCTGCCGATGTTCCCGCTGAACACGGTGCTGCTCCCGGGCATGGTGATCCCGCTGCACGTCTTCGAGGACCGCTACCGGGCCATGGTGCGCGACCTGCTCGCCATCCCCGATCCGACCCAGCGGCTCTTCGGGGTGGTGGCGATCCGCGAGGGCTATGAGGTCGGCGACCACGGCGTGCAGTCCGCGCACAGGGTCGGCACGCTCGCCCAGGTCACCGAGGTCACCCCGCACGAGGACGGCCGCTTCGACCTGCTGGTCACCGGCCGGCAGCGACTGAAGATGGAGACGATGAACACCGCGGGCGAGTACTTCACCGCGGACGTCGAGCTCCTCGCCGACGAGGAGGAGACGGACCCCGAGGCGATCGAGCACGCCCGGCTCCAGGCGGACCACACGCTCGCGGTCTTCGAGCGCTACCGGGACGCGCTCTCCACGCTGCGCGGCGACACAGTCCTGACCGGGACCATGCCCGCGGACCCGACGTACCTCTCGTTCGCGCTGGCGGCGACCTGCCTGCTCACCCTCCGCGAGCGCCAAGCGCTGCTCGAGGCCGACAGCGCAGTCGAGCGGCTGGCCATGCTCGCCGCCGCGCTGCGCACGGAGATGCGCGCCATGCGCGCGCTGCCGTCCCTTCCCGCGACCGAGGTCGCCCGGACCCGTTGGTCGCCGAACTGA
- a CDS encoding DUF3352 domain-containing protein has product MTSDGTDGTDEPSTAPGSAMPLGRRRRLAIVTAVAVLVVAVLGVGTYAAVRLIGGGPHPEDVLPASTIAVVSVDLDPSAGQKIEAIRTMRKFPDLRKQIDLGPGDDVRKLIFDKMIASGGCRSMSFDRDVGSWLGNRAALGAVDLGEASPTPVLALQVQDAAAARRGLDRIMACSHPADVGIAMAAGYAIISDSTAHARLIVADGRSHDLADDASYQHWTGQTGDAGVLSFYVAKSAADLGLRELDRGMFGADLGSLKDTLKGFRGMAGTLRFSEGGAELATATGGVHATDGSAVGDAVGRLPADTALALGIGVPGDYATTLVDRVAGLDGGTRTAFIKQTRAQTGLRLPEDLQTMLGTALVLSVDGTPPRQLSSLDGISSLPAAVTVTGDGPGIDAVLSRVQHRTRTSLADLGLTERKDDTHVTVATSATYAARVRQHGDLGSDGTFEKVVPDADHAVAVFFLRIDDAWRQKIAELVGNASGPADAAAVDSDLAPFQALGFSAWNDGGITHTLLKLATN; this is encoded by the coding sequence ATGACCAGCGACGGCACCGACGGCACCGATGAGCCCAGCACGGCTCCCGGCAGCGCGATGCCCCTGGGACGTCGCCGCCGGCTCGCCATCGTCACCGCGGTGGCGGTCCTGGTCGTGGCTGTGCTGGGAGTGGGCACCTACGCGGCCGTCAGGCTGATCGGCGGCGGGCCGCACCCCGAGGACGTTCTGCCCGCGTCCACGATCGCGGTGGTCTCGGTGGACCTGGATCCCTCGGCCGGACAGAAGATCGAGGCCATCCGCACCATGCGGAAGTTCCCTGACCTGCGCAAGCAGATCGACCTGGGCCCCGGCGACGACGTCCGCAAGCTCATCTTCGACAAGATGATCGCCTCGGGCGGCTGCCGATCGATGTCCTTCGACCGCGACGTCGGGTCCTGGCTGGGCAACCGCGCGGCGCTCGGCGCGGTCGACCTCGGCGAGGCGTCTCCGACGCCGGTGCTCGCGCTGCAGGTGCAGGATGCCGCAGCGGCGCGGCGCGGCCTCGACCGGATCATGGCCTGCTCGCATCCCGCAGACGTCGGTATCGCGATGGCGGCCGGCTACGCGATCATCAGCGACAGCACGGCGCACGCGCGCTTGATCGTGGCCGACGGACGCAGTCACGACCTGGCCGACGATGCGTCGTACCAGCACTGGACCGGACAGACCGGTGACGCCGGAGTGCTGAGCTTCTATGTCGCGAAGTCGGCCGCCGACCTCGGACTCAGGGAGCTCGACCGAGGCATGTTCGGTGCGGACCTGGGCTCACTCAAGGACACCCTCAAGGGGTTCCGGGGCATGGCCGGCACTCTTCGCTTCAGCGAGGGCGGCGCCGAGCTCGCCACCGCGACCGGGGGCGTCCACGCCACGGACGGCAGTGCGGTCGGAGATGCTGTCGGTCGACTGCCCGCCGACACCGCGCTGGCGCTGGGCATCGGCGTCCCGGGGGACTACGCGACCACACTGGTCGACCGGGTCGCCGGGCTGGACGGCGGGACCCGGACGGCGTTCATCAAGCAGACGCGGGCGCAGACCGGACTGCGGCTGCCGGAGGATCTCCAGACCATGCTCGGCACGGCGCTGGTGCTCAGCGTGGACGGCACGCCGCCGCGGCAGCTCAGCTCCCTCGACGGCATCAGCAGCCTGCCGGCGGCCGTCACGGTGACCGGCGACGGACCGGGCATCGACGCCGTGCTGTCACGGGTGCAGCACCGCACCCGGACGAGCCTCGCCGACCTCGGGTTGACGGAGCGGAAGGACGACACCCACGTCACGGTGGCCACCAGCGCGACCTACGCCGCCCGGGTCCGCCAGCATGGCGACCTCGGGTCGGACGGCACCTTCGAGAAGGTCGTGCCCGACGCCGACCACGCGGTCGCAGTCTTCTTCCTCCGCATCGACGACGCCTGGCGCCAGAAGATCGCCGAGCTGGTCGGCAATGCCAGCGGTCCGGCGGACGCTGCAGCGGTCGACAGCGACCTTGCACCGTTCCAGGCGCTGGGGTTCAGTGCCTGGAACGACGGGGGAATCACCCACACGCTGCTGAAGCTGGCCACGAACTAG
- the hisD gene encoding histidinol dehydrogenase, producing MMRRIDLRGGAAASAPDYRTLVPRADFDVDAALHVVGPICDDVHERGMAAVIDYSAKFDGVEQTDIAVPAEAIAEALERLDPDVRAGLEESIRRLRTTCEAELEADVVTDLAPGARVTQRMVPVDRVGLYVPGGLAPLVSSVVMNVVPAQVAGVGSIALTSSPQRDGFGRWGDGLPHPTILAACALLGVDEVYAAGGAQAIAMLAYGAGPCRPVDLVTGPGNIYVVAAKRLLRGVVGIDSEAGPTEIAILADVTADPAYVAADLISQAEHDPLAASVLVTDSTRLADAVDVELERQIAATKHVERIRTALTGRQSGTVLVDGIEQGLDVVNAYAAEHLEVQTADAATVASRVRNAGAIFVGPFAPVSLGDYCAGSNHVLPTAGCACHSSGLSVRAFRRAVHVVEYDEAALDQVAGHVVDLAEAEDLPGHAAAVRVRL from the coding sequence ATGATGCGCCGGATCGACCTCAGGGGTGGCGCAGCAGCATCCGCCCCTGACTACCGCACCCTCGTGCCGCGTGCCGACTTCGACGTCGACGCCGCGCTGCACGTGGTGGGACCGATCTGCGACGACGTCCACGAGCGCGGCATGGCCGCTGTCATCGACTACTCGGCGAAGTTCGACGGCGTCGAGCAGACCGACATCGCGGTGCCTGCGGAGGCGATCGCGGAGGCGCTCGAACGACTGGATCCCGACGTCCGAGCCGGGCTCGAGGAGTCGATCCGTCGGCTCCGGACGACCTGCGAGGCAGAGCTCGAGGCGGACGTCGTCACCGACCTGGCACCCGGCGCCCGGGTGACCCAGCGGATGGTGCCGGTCGACCGGGTCGGGCTCTACGTCCCGGGTGGGCTCGCCCCGCTGGTGTCCAGCGTGGTGATGAACGTCGTACCCGCTCAGGTCGCCGGTGTCGGCTCGATCGCGCTGACCAGCTCGCCGCAACGCGACGGCTTCGGTCGATGGGGCGACGGTCTGCCGCACCCGACCATCCTGGCCGCCTGTGCGCTGCTCGGGGTCGACGAGGTGTACGCCGCCGGGGGTGCACAGGCGATCGCGATGCTGGCGTACGGCGCTGGACCCTGCCGCCCGGTCGACCTGGTCACCGGCCCCGGCAACATCTACGTCGTGGCGGCCAAGCGGCTGCTGCGTGGCGTCGTCGGGATCGACTCCGAGGCGGGCCCGACCGAGATCGCGATCCTCGCCGACGTCACCGCGGACCCCGCCTACGTGGCCGCGGACCTGATCAGCCAGGCCGAGCATGACCCGCTCGCCGCGTCGGTGCTGGTGACCGACTCGACCCGGCTCGCCGACGCCGTCGATGTCGAGCTCGAGCGGCAGATCGCAGCCACCAAGCACGTCGAGCGGATCCGCACCGCGCTGACTGGCCGGCAGTCCGGCACCGTCCTGGTCGACGGCATTGAGCAGGGCCTCGACGTCGTGAACGCCTACGCCGCCGAGCACCTGGAGGTCCAGACGGCCGACGCGGCGACGGTCGCGTCGCGGGTCCGCAACGCGGGTGCCATCTTCGTCGGGCCGTTCGCTCCGGTGTCGCTCGGCGACTACTGCGCAGGCTCGAACCACGTCCTCCCCACGGCCGGCTGCGCCTGCCACAGTTCGGGGCTGTCGGTCCGCGCCTTCCGCAGAGCCGTGCACGTCGTGGAGTACGACGAGGCGGCGCTGGACCAGGTCGCGGGTCACGTGGTGGACCTGGCCGAGGCCGAGGACCTGCCCGGGCACGCCGCCGCGGTCCGGGTGCGGCTGTGA
- the hisB gene encoding imidazoleglycerol-phosphate dehydratase HisB, translating to MSRTARCERQTKESKVVVEVDLDGSGRTDVSTGVGFYDHMLDAFGRHALLDLSVHTEGDTQIDAHHTVEDTAIVLGEALREALGDKVGIRRFGDACVPLDEALVQAVVDVSGRPYCVHTGEPEGQQYVLLGGSGTAYLGSLTRHVFETVAFHAHLALHVRVLAGREPHHLVEAQFKAVAHAFRDAVALDPRETGVPSTKGSL from the coding sequence ATGAGCAGGACCGCACGCTGCGAACGGCAGACCAAGGAGTCCAAGGTCGTCGTCGAGGTCGACCTCGACGGGTCGGGCCGCACCGACGTCTCCACCGGTGTCGGGTTCTACGACCACATGCTCGATGCGTTCGGCCGGCACGCCCTGCTCGACCTGAGCGTGCACACCGAGGGCGACACGCAGATCGACGCTCACCACACGGTCGAGGACACCGCGATCGTGCTCGGGGAGGCACTGCGGGAGGCGCTCGGCGACAAGGTCGGCATCCGGCGATTCGGTGACGCGTGTGTGCCGCTGGATGAGGCGCTGGTGCAGGCGGTCGTGGACGTCTCCGGTCGGCCCTACTGTGTGCACACCGGCGAGCCGGAGGGGCAGCAGTACGTCCTGCTCGGCGGCTCCGGGACGGCTTACCTCGGCTCGCTCACCCGCCACGTCTTCGAGACCGTGGCCTTCCACGCCCACCTCGCCCTGCACGTGCGGGTGCTGGCCGGCCGCGAGCCGCACCACCTGGTCGAGGCCCAGTTCAAGGCCGTCGCCCACGCGTTCCGCGACGCCGTGGCGCTGGACCCTCGGGAGACGGGCGTTCCGTCGACCAAGGGCAGCCTCTAG
- a CDS encoding nitroreductase/quinone reductase family protein — protein sequence MVDHNAQIIDEFRANGGRVGGGFEGAPLLLLHSTGARTGQERVSPMMYQAVGDAYAVFASKAGADTHPDWFHNLTAHPEARIEVGVDGEVQTVDVTARVLDAEEREPIWSTQKERFPGFADYEAKTTRVIPVVLLERVRGTDDPADPGR from the coding sequence ATGGTGGACCACAACGCCCAGATCATCGACGAGTTCCGCGCGAACGGCGGGAGAGTCGGTGGCGGGTTCGAGGGCGCGCCGCTGCTGCTGCTGCACAGCACCGGTGCCCGCACCGGCCAGGAGCGGGTCAGCCCGATGATGTACCAGGCGGTCGGCGACGCCTACGCGGTGTTCGCGTCCAAGGCGGGCGCCGACACCCATCCCGACTGGTTCCATAACCTGACCGCGCACCCTGAGGCACGGATCGAGGTCGGGGTCGACGGCGAGGTCCAGACCGTCGACGTCACCGCCCGCGTGCTCGACGCCGAGGAGCGCGAGCCGATCTGGTCCACCCAGAAGGAGCGCTTTCCCGGGTTCGCCGACTACGAGGCGAAGACCACGCGGGTGATCCCGGTGGTGCTGCTCGAGCGGGTCCGGGGCACGGACGACCCAGCCGATCCCGGCCGGTGA